One part of the Oncorhynchus masou masou isolate Uvic2021 unplaced genomic scaffold, UVic_Omas_1.1 unplaced_scaffold_18___fragment_6___debris, whole genome shotgun sequence genome encodes these proteins:
- the LOC135538888 gene encoding protransforming growth factor alpha-like, with product MMNRAFWDVIFLITGSLFTYGTGQDNSTIATNSTMTTTPPVTTTTVNTTLFSTTTSTITTTNLPVKKFVAAAVRSHFDDCPDSHSHFCFHGTCRFLILEETPACVCHQGFVGMRCEHADLLAVVATNHRQQTVATALVLCVIGCVLTMLLFAGGGGTVWGGGTDFTVPQRNKTVG from the exons ATGATGAATCGGGCATTCTGGGATGTGATCTTTCTCATTACTG GGTCCCTCTTTACCTATGGAACCGGACAGGATAATTCTACTATTGCTACTAATTCTACTATGACCACCACCCCTCCTGTGACTACTACCACTGTAAACACTACGCTATTTTCTACCACTACCAGCACCATTACTACAACCAACCTTCCAGTTaaaa AGTTTGTGGCAGCAGCTGTTCGATCACACTTCGATGACTGTCCTGACTCGCACAGCCACTTCTGTTTCCATGGCACCTGTCGTTTCCTGATTCTGGAGGAGACCCCTGCATGTGT GTGTCACCAAGGCTTTGTAGGGATGCGATGCGAGCACGCCGACCTGCTAGCCGTGGTGGCCACCAATCACAGGCAACAGACAGTTGCCACGGCGCTAGTGCtgtgtgtgattggctgtgtcTTGACGATGCTTCTCT TTGCTGGTGGAGGCGGGACGGTTTGGGGCGGAGGCACAGACTTCACTGTGCCCCAGAGAAACAAGACCGTAGGCTGA